One Halolamina litorea genomic window carries:
- a CDS encoding DUF2150 family protein yields the protein MTDDDDAVETFYTQERWQNWIDRLREEDLDLENEDSARLLMNLQEDTAIAVAKVIEAYEDDLIGEERAHEELSEMQEIVLSKAPLEDEEKSMLLESVQMSLEVVFYAAQEFVAAGAADEASVEEYIDAAADAEAEEEVDTAIGYLVQAGTLVIDGEEIDPALVEEMEYGLVAEWVNGLESLQNAMASPETVEEEG from the coding sequence ATGACCGACGACGACGACGCGGTTGAGACGTTCTATACGCAGGAACGCTGGCAGAACTGGATCGACCGACTCCGCGAGGAGGACCTCGACCTCGAGAACGAGGACTCGGCGCGCCTGCTGATGAACCTCCAGGAGGACACCGCCATCGCGGTGGCGAAGGTGATCGAGGCCTACGAGGACGACCTCATCGGCGAGGAGCGTGCCCACGAGGAGCTCTCGGAGATGCAGGAGATCGTGCTCTCGAAGGCGCCCCTCGAGGACGAGGAGAAGTCGATGCTGCTCGAGAGCGTCCAGATGAGTCTCGAAGTCGTCTTCTACGCCGCACAGGAGTTCGTCGCCGCCGGCGCCGCCGACGAGGCGAGCGTCGAGGAGTACATCGACGCCGCCGCCGACGCCGAGGCCGAGGAGGAGGTCGACACGGCCATCGGCTACCTCGTGCAGGCCGGTACGCTCGTCATCGACGGCGAGGAGATCGACCCGGCGCTGGTCGAGGAGATGGAGTACGGGCTCGTCGCGGAGTGGGTCAACGGGCTGGAGTCGCTGCAGAACGCGATGGCCTCCCCCGAGACCGTCGAGGAAGAGGGCTGA